A window of Halogeometricum sp. S1BR25-6 genomic DNA:
GGCGTCTCCGCGGAGATCAAACCCGGGAACACGCTCCCGCTCGCCGAAATCCCGGAAGGGGTTCCGGTGTGTAACGTGGAGCGACAGGTCGGCGACGGCGGCAAGTTCGCCCGCGCGTCGGGCACCAGCGCCCAACTGCTGACCCACGACCGGCGCGTCGCCGTCGTGAAGCTCCCGTCCGGCGAGGTCAAGCGCCTCAACCCGCAGTGCCGCGCCACCATCGGCGTGGTCGCCGGCGGCGGTCGGACGGAGAAGCCGTTCGTGAAGGCCGGGAACAAACACCACAAGATGAAGGCGCGAGGCATCAAGTGGCCGCGCGTGCGCGGTGTCGCCATGAACGCGGTAGACCACCCGTTCGGCGGCGGCGGCCGCCAGCACCCCGGCCGCCCGAAGTCCGTCTCGCGCAACGCGCCGCCGGGGCGCAAGGTCGGCGACATCGCCTCCAAGCGCACCGGCCGCGGCGGTAAGGGAGGCAACTGAACATGAGCTCGGAATACCGAACCGGCCGTCAGGGTGAGACGTTCACCTACCGCGGCCACACGCTCGAAGAGCTCCAGGAGATGGAGCTCGACGAGGTCGTCGAACTGCTCCCCGCACGCGTGCGGCGAAGCATCAACAGAGGGCTGACGCTCCAGAAGGAGAAGCTCCTCGACGAGGTCCGCGAAGCGGACCCCGAGGAGACGGCCAACTCGCCCATCCGGACGCACCTCCGCGACATGCCCATCCTGCCGGTGTTCGTCGACAAGACGTTCGCCGTCTACAACGGGCAGTCGTTCGAGCGCGTCCGCGTGCAACCCGAGATGATCGGACACTACCTCGGCGAGTTCCAGTTGACCCGAAACTCGGTCGAACACGGTCAGGCCGGCATCGGTGCGACCCGGTCCTCGAAGTTCGTGCCGCTCAAATAACCCATGGGAATCAACTACAGCGTCGAGGCCGACCCGGACGTCACCGCCAAGGGGATGCTCCGTGACCGGCCCATCAGCCTGAAGCACAGCAAGGCCATCTCGCGCGAGATAAAGGGCATGACCGTCGAGGACGCCGAAGACTACCTCGACGCCGTCATCGAGGGAGACCGCTCGGTCCCGTTCCGCCAGCACAACACCGGCGTCGGACACCGCTCCGACATCGACGGCTGGGACGCGGGCCGCTACCCCGAGAAGGCGTCGAAGGCGTTCCTCGAACTCCTACAGAACGTCGCAGCCAACGCCGACGAGGACGGCTTCGACGGTCGCTCGATGGAGATCATGCACGTCGCCGCGCACAAGGTCGGAGAACGACCCGGTCGTAAACCCCGCGCGTTCGGGAGTGCAGACCCATTCAACACCACACTCTGTGACGTCGAACTCATCATCGAGGAGGTCGAGGAGTAATGGCTGACGAACACCAGTTCATCGAGAACGGGCTCCAGCGCTCGCAGATAGACGAGTTCTTCGCGGACGAACTCGGTCGCGCGGGCTACGGCGGCATGGACGTCGCCAAGACGCCGATGGGCACGCAGATCGTCCTGAAGGCGGAGAAGCCCGGGATGGTCATCGGCAAGGGCGGGAAGAACATCCGCAAGGTGACCAAGGAACTCGAGAACCGCTTCGACCTCGACGACCCCCAGATCGACGTGCAGGAGGTCGACGAACCCGACCTCAACGCGCGCATCGTTGCGGACCGTCTGGCGAACGCGCTCGAACGCGGCTGGTACTTCCGCAAGGCGGGCCACACGACCATCGACCGCATCATGGACGCCGGCGCCCTCGGCGCCGAAATCGTCCTCGCGGGGAAGGTCACGGGCGCCCGCTCGCGCGTCGAGAAGTTCAACCGCGGCTACATCAAGCACAACGGCGAACCCGCCCAGTCCATCGTCGACGAGGGACAGGGCGTCGCCGTGATGAAGCTCGGTACCATCGGCGTGAACGTCAAAATCATCCCGCCGGGAGCCAAGCTTCCCGACGACTTCGAGATCGAAGAGGACGCCGACCCCGAAGCGGTCGAGCAGACCGTCGAGTCCGAGGGCGTCGAGGAACTCCTCGAGGACGAACCCGAGGAGGTTCCCGACGTCGCAGAGGACGACGAGGACGTCGACGTCCCCGACGAGGAACCCACGGAGGTCATCGACGAGGAGATCGTCGAAGAGGTCGTCGAGGAGTCCGGCGACGTGGCCTCGCGCTCCGAGAGCGCGGAGCCCGCTCCGGAAGAAGAGCCCGTCGGCACCGGCGACGTCGAGGACGAGGACGTCTCGCCGGACGACGACGAGGCCGACGCCAGCGAGGCCGAACTCGACGAGGAGGTCGAGGCGGAAGCCGAGGACCTCGTCGCCGAGATGGAGGAGGCCGACGAGGACGAAGAGGACACGGAAGCCGAGTCCGACGCGGACGCCGACGAGGCCGACGCCGACGACGAAGAAACGGAGGAGTAATACATGGCAATCCTCTACCCCGAAGAGATTCGCGACATGACGCCCGCCGAGCGTGACGCAGAACTCGAGGAACTCGAGACGGAACTGCTCAACGCGAAGGCCGTGCAGGCCGCGGGCGGCGCGCCGGAGAACCCCGGTCGCGTCGGCGAACTGAAGCGGACCATCGCCCGGATCAAGACGATTCAGGGCGAAGAAGGCGACCTCGACGACGAATAACGGAACCCATGGCACTGACACCCGAGACCCTCACGCGACACGAACTCAACGGCCTCCGAGTGGAGGTCGTCGACGCCGCCAACCCCGACCTCGTCGGGATAGCTGGCCGTGTCGTCGTCGAGACGATGCAGACGCTCCACGTCGACGTCGACGCCTCCGAGTCGGAGGCGTCCGACGACGGGGAGACTCGGGTGCTGCAGGTGCCGAAGCAGGGCGCGACCCTGCAGTTCGAGATTCCGTCGCGGGACGACGCTCCCGCATCCGCACGCGAGCGCACAGATGAAGCCGCCGACGCCGAGAAGGCGTCGGGGACCGCGTCCAAACTTCGGTCGGAAACTGCCGGCAGATTCGAAGCCGGTCAGTCTGGTCGTTGCCAGGGCGCGGCCTACGTTACGGTGGATGGCGCACGTCTGCTCTCACGACCCGCCTTGCGAACAGAGAAGGCAGGTGACACAACATGGCGATAGGACTGAACGTAGAAGAACCGGAGGAGACCTGCTCCGACGAGAACTGCCCGTTCCACGGCTCCCTTGCCGTTCGCGGACAGACGCTCGAAGGAACAGTCGCCTCCACAGACATGGACAAAACCGTCGTTGTGGAACGCGAATACGACGTTCGCGTCCCCAAGTACGACCGCTACATGAAGCGGCGTAGTCGCATCCCGGCCCACGCACCCCCGTGCGTGGACCTCGCCGAGGGCGACACGGTACGTATCGCAGAGACCCGACCGCTGTCGAAGACGAAGGCGCACGTCGTCGTCGAGACGCTCGGAGGTGAGGAGTGATGGAGGCGCTGAAGGCCGACGTCACGAAGGGCCTCGCACGAGGCTCGCTCATCACGTGTGCCGACAACACCGGCGCGCGTCAGCTGAAAGTTATCAGCGTGAAGGGCTACTCAGGAACCAAGAACCGACACCCGAAGGCGGGCATCGGCGACCAGGTCACCGTCTCGGTGACCAAAGGGACGCCGGAGATGCGCCGTCAGGTGCTCCAGGCCGTCATCGTTCGCCAGCGGAAATCGATCCGCCGGCCGAACGGGACGCGCGTGAAGTTCGAGGACAACGCCGCCGTCATCATCGACGAGATGGAAGAGCCTCGTGGGACCGAGATCAAGGGTCCCGTCGCGCGTGAGGTCGCCGAGCGCTTCGGGAGCATCGCCTCCACGGCGACGATGATAGTCTGACGGAGAACCGCACATGACCAAACAACCACGCAAACAGCGAAACGAGACGCAGAACGCGCCGCTCCACGAGCGACAGAAGCAGGTCCGCGCGACGCTGTCCGGCGACCTGCGCGACGAGTACGGCCGCCGGAACGTGCGCGTCAACGCCGGCGACACGGTCGAAGTGCTCCGCGGCGACGCCGCGGGCACCGAGGCCGAAGTCGCTCGCGTCGACCTCACGGACGCGGTCGTCTACGTCGAGGACGTCACGGTCGCGAAGGCCGACGGCGAGGAAGTGCCTCGCCCCCTCGACGCCAGCAACGTCCGCGTCGTCGAACTCGACCTCGAGGACGAGCGTCGCGAGGAGCGTCTCCAATCTGATACGGACTCGGACTCGGAGGACAACGAATGACGAAGCACCAGAAGCGACTCTCGGCACCGAACTCGTGGCCGATAGAACGCAAAGAGGAGACGTTCACGGTCAAGGCCGACGCCGGTCCGCACGGGAAGGCGGGGGTTCCCCTGCTCATCCTGCTGCGGGACGTGCTCGGCTACGCGGACTCGAAGAAGGAGGCGCGCTACGCGCTCAACCAGGACACCGTGCTCGTCAACGGGGACGCAATCTCCGACGAGGCCCGTCCCATCGGGATGTTCGACATCCTCGCGTTCACGGAGCGAGAAGAGTACTTCCGCGTCTTCCCCGACGAGGGCGGACGCCTCGCGCTCACGCCCATCGACGCCGAGTCGGCTGACAGCCGCCTCGGAAAGATCGCGGGCAAACAGAGCGTCACGGGCGGCGCCACGCAGCTCACGCTGCACGACGGGTCGAACGTCCGCGTCGAGGCCGACGAGGACCCCGACCAGTACCACTCGAAGGACTCGCTCGTCGTCGACAACGAGACGAAGGAGATCGTTGCGCACTTCCCGTACGAGGAGGGCGCGCTGGTCACCGCCGTCGACGGCACGCACGCCGGCGAGATCGGCGAGATCACCGAGATCACCGTCACGCCCGGCAGCGGGAACAACTCCGTCACCGTCGAGACCGACGAGTACACGTTCGAGACGGTCGAACAGTACGTCGTCGTCATCGACGAGAACTTCACGGGCGACGCCGACGACGAGTCGGCGGTCGAGACCGGAGGTGCCGACGACGGGTCGGCAGCAGGTCAGACGGAGTCCGACGGAGGTGACGACGAATGAGCGAGAGTGAACCCGAGAGCGAGGGCGAGTTCCACGAGATGCGCGAGCCCAAAATCGAGAAGGTCGTCGTCCACATGGGCGTCGGCGAGGGCGGTCGCGAACTCGCGAACGCCGAGGACATCCTCGAAGAGATTACGGGCCAGCAGTCGGTCCAGACGCTCGCGACGCGCGCGGCGACGCAGTTCGGCGCGCGGAAGGGCGACCCTATCGGAACGAAGGTCACCCTCCGCGGCGACAACGCCGTCGAGTTCCTCGAGACGGCGCTGTCGCTCGCGACCATCTCGGAGCGACAGTTCGACGAGACCGGGAACTTCAGCTTCGGCGTCGAAGAGCACACCGCGTTCCCCTCTCAGGAGTACGACCCGCAGATCGGTATCTACGGGCTGGACGTGACGGTCAACCTCGTCCGCCCCGGCTACCGAGTGAAGAAGCGCGACAAGGCGTCGCGCAGCATCCCCTCGGCCCACCGCATGAGCGCCGAGGACGCCATCCCGTTCCTCGAATCGAACTTCGACGTGGACGTGGAGGCTACAGAAGAATGAGCGAATCAGAGACCGAACAGACGGGCGAGCACGCGACACGGCGCACGGGACAGGAGAACGAGTGCCGTCGCTGCGGCCGCAAGCAGGGACTCGTCGGTAAGTACGACATCAACCTGTGCCGGCAGT
This region includes:
- a CDS encoding 30S ribosomal protein S17; its protein translation is MAIGLNVEEPEETCSDENCPFHGSLAVRGQTLEGTVASTDMDKTVVVEREYDVRVPKYDRYMKRRSRIPAHAPPCVDLAEGDTVRIAETRPLSKTKAHVVVETLGGEE
- a CDS encoding 50S ribosomal protein L22 — protein: MGINYSVEADPDVTAKGMLRDRPISLKHSKAISREIKGMTVEDAEDYLDAVIEGDRSVPFRQHNTGVGHRSDIDGWDAGRYPEKASKAFLELLQNVAANADEDGFDGRSMEIMHVAAHKVGERPGRKPRAFGSADPFNTTLCDVELIIEEVEE
- a CDS encoding 30S ribosomal protein S14; this translates as MSESETEQTGEHATRRTGQENECRRCGRKQGLVGKYDINLCRQCFREVARDMGFKKYR
- a CDS encoding 50S ribosomal protein L5, whose translation is MSESEPESEGEFHEMREPKIEKVVVHMGVGEGGRELANAEDILEEITGQQSVQTLATRAATQFGARKGDPIGTKVTLRGDNAVEFLETALSLATISERQFDETGNFSFGVEEHTAFPSQEYDPQIGIYGLDVTVNLVRPGYRVKKRDKASRSIPSAHRMSAEDAIPFLESNFDVDVEATEE
- the rplX gene encoding 50S ribosomal protein L24; the protein is MTKQPRKQRNETQNAPLHERQKQVRATLSGDLRDEYGRRNVRVNAGDTVEVLRGDAAGTEAEVARVDLTDAVVYVEDVTVAKADGEEVPRPLDASNVRVVELDLEDERREERLQSDTDSDSEDNE
- a CDS encoding 30S ribosomal protein S19, whose amino-acid sequence is MSSEYRTGRQGETFTYRGHTLEELQEMELDEVVELLPARVRRSINRGLTLQKEKLLDEVREADPEETANSPIRTHLRDMPILPVFVDKTFAVYNGQSFERVRVQPEMIGHYLGEFQLTRNSVEHGQAGIGATRSSKFVPLK
- the rpmC gene encoding 50S ribosomal protein L29, whose protein sequence is MAILYPEEIRDMTPAERDAELEELETELLNAKAVQAAGGAPENPGRVGELKRTIARIKTIQGEEGDLDDE
- a CDS encoding 30S ribosomal protein S3 codes for the protein MADEHQFIENGLQRSQIDEFFADELGRAGYGGMDVAKTPMGTQIVLKAEKPGMVIGKGGKNIRKVTKELENRFDLDDPQIDVQEVDEPDLNARIVADRLANALERGWYFRKAGHTTIDRIMDAGALGAEIVLAGKVTGARSRVEKFNRGYIKHNGEPAQSIVDEGQGVAVMKLGTIGVNVKIIPPGAKLPDDFEIEEDADPEAVEQTVESEGVEELLEDEPEEVPDVAEDDEDVDVPDEEPTEVIDEEIVEEVVEESGDVASRSESAEPAPEEEPVGTGDVEDEDVSPDDDEADASEAELDEEVEAEAEDLVAEMEEADEDEEDTEAESDADADEADADDEETEE
- a CDS encoding 50S ribosomal protein L14, which encodes MEALKADVTKGLARGSLITCADNTGARQLKVISVKGYSGTKNRHPKAGIGDQVTVSVTKGTPEMRRQVLQAVIVRQRKSIRRPNGTRVKFEDNAAVIIDEMEEPRGTEIKGPVAREVAERFGSIASTATMIV
- a CDS encoding 30S ribosomal protein S4e, with translation MTKHQKRLSAPNSWPIERKEETFTVKADAGPHGKAGVPLLILLRDVLGYADSKKEARYALNQDTVLVNGDAISDEARPIGMFDILAFTEREEYFRVFPDEGGRLALTPIDAESADSRLGKIAGKQSVTGGATQLTLHDGSNVRVEADEDPDQYHSKDSLVVDNETKEIVAHFPYEEGALVTAVDGTHAGEIGEITEITVTPGSGNNSVTVETDEYTFETVEQYVVVIDENFTGDADDESAVETGGADDGSAAGQTESDGGDDE
- a CDS encoding ribonuclease P protein component 1, with the protein product MALTPETLTRHELNGLRVEVVDAANPDLVGIAGRVVVETMQTLHVDVDASESEASDDGETRVLQVPKQGATLQFEIPSRDDAPASARERTDEAADAEKASGTASKLRSETAGRFEAGQSGRCQGAAYVTVDGARLLSRPALRTEKAGDTTWR
- a CDS encoding 50S ribosomal protein L2: MGRRIQGQRRGRGSPTFRAPSHRYKAELSHKNAQDETISGTIVDIEHDPARSAPVAAVEFDDDDQRLVLAPEGVAVGDTIQVGVSAEIKPGNTLPLAEIPEGVPVCNVERQVGDGGKFARASGTSAQLLTHDRRVAVVKLPSGEVKRLNPQCRATIGVVAGGGRTEKPFVKAGNKHHKMKARGIKWPRVRGVAMNAVDHPFGGGGRQHPGRPKSVSRNAPPGRKVGDIASKRTGRGGKGGN